Genomic DNA from Armatimonadota bacterium:
TGGGGTTTTGGGCCCGCACGGCCCGCTCCACCGCGGACCGGGCCAGGGAGGGGATGTCGAGCGCATCCCACCGCCACGCGGCCCGTTCCGCATAGCCTGAGCCGTCCTCCCTGTGGGCCACGGTGCTGAACCGGACCCGGGTACCCGCATGGTAGCAGAACACCCCCTTGGAGTTCACCACCGCCACCTCCTCCACGCGCGCGGAGAGGGCCCCGGCCGCGATGGCCCCGCTGGATTCCGCGATCCGCAGCGCTTCCCGCACTTCCCGGGCCCGGTCCTCCGGACCCAGCGCGGCCACCGCGTCATCGAAGGCCATCACGGGGTCTACGGGCAGAGGCTCGGCCAGTCCGGGGAAATCCGGAACCTCCGGCGCCAGCCGAGCTGCCGCCTCCGCCCAGGCGATGGCCTGTGCAATGGCCTCCGGATCGAGCCGGTTGGTGATCGCAGACCCCAGGCGCTTACCGACCACCACCCGTACCGCCACCTCCCCGTTCGTCTCCGCCACGTTCTGGTGGATGGTGTTGTTGGCGAACCGGGTGAGGGCCTCCTCAGCGGCCAGGAGGACGATTTCCGTCTCGTCCGCCCCGGAGCGCATGAGGGCTTCCTGCAACAGAACCTCCACCTTCCGCCTCCCCAACATCGTCACCGCCTCCCGAAGACCCGGACGTTCCGGAACCGGGCGGGCGCGGCGCCGTGGCCTGTGTGGGCGATCTGCCCGGGCTCTCCCTTCCCGCAGTTGGGCGTCCCCCACAGCACCCAGTGGTCCGCGTTGCACACCGCATCGCACGACCGCCAGAACTCCGGGGTGATCCCCGTGTAGATGGGGTTTCGGAGCAGACGCGTCCGCCGGCCGCGTTTGATCTCCCACGCGATCTCGCACCCGAACTGGAAGTTCAGCCGCCGATCGTCGATGCTCCAGGATCGGTTCGTGTCCATGAGGATCCCCTCGTCCGTGTCCGCGATGAGATCCTCCAGTCGCCAATCGCCCGGCAGGAGGTTGATGTTGGTCATGCGAACGAGGGGGATGCGGTTCCAGCTCATGGCCCGGGCCGCGCCGTTGGACTCCCCCGGGACGTCGGGGGAGGAGCCCAACAGCCGCCACAGCCGGCGCGCGGTCTCCCGGTCCGTGAGGTAGCCCACAAAGAGACCCTCCCGAACGATGTCCACCCGCTGGGCGGGAACCCCTTCATCGTCCCACCCGAAGGTCCCAAGCCCCCCCGGAACCGTGGCGTCCGCCACGATGTTTACCACCTCTGACCCATACCGGAAGCGGCCCAATTTGTCGGGCGTGAGGAAGGAAGTTCCCGCATAGGCGGCCTCCGTCCCGAACACCCGATCGAGCTCGATGGCATGTCCGCAGGACTCGTGGATCTGCAGGGCCACCTGGGCTCCGCCCAGGATCACCGTGGTCACCGTGTCCGGGCAAGGATCCGCGCGCAACAGCGCCACCGCTTCCTCCGCGATGCGGGGGGCGTTGGCGACCAAATCCTGTTCCAGGATGAACTCCCAGCCTCGGGTCTGCTGATGGCGGCCCACGGAGTTGGGGTAGGAGCGCCGCTGGACCTCTCCCGCCCGTACCGCCGTGGCCTCGATCCCGCATCCGGACTCGATGATCTCCTGCGTCACGTAGCTTCCTTCCGTGCTCGCAAAGGTCTTGCGCTGACGGAGAAAGACCATCTCCGCCTCCGTGGTGGTCACCCCTCGGATCCGGCGCATCTCCGCATCCGCCCGAAGCAGAAGGTCCAGCTTCGTCTCCAGGGGAACGGTAAAGGGGTCGATCTCCACCGGGGTTCGGTAGCTCCCCCGCTGCACCACGGGCGGGCCCAGATCCACATCCTCCCGCTTCGCCAGGGCGCTTGCGCGGGCGATGCGCACCGCCTGCTCCGCCACCCGCTCGGCCTCCGCGAGCTCCATCCGGTGGCTGCTGGCAAACCCCCACGCGCCGTCCACCACCACCCGTACCCCGAACCCCACGTCCTCCGTCTGGGCGATGCCCTGCACGGTGCCGTTCCGGACCAAGAGCGACTGCCGGGTGGTCTCCACCACCCGCACGTCCGCATAGGTGGCCCCCCGCAGCTGCGCCGCGTTCAGGGCCCGGGCGATGAGCTCGTCCATCGGAACGCCCCCGAAAACCGACGTGTCCGCACCTGTATGATTTGGGCGGTACTCATCCCCGTCAAGGGAGGGAGCAACCGCATGCGGGTGTACAACCCTTTCGTCGGGTGGGTGACGCTCCCGGATCGGCCCGAGCGGATCGTGAGCCTCAGCCCCTCCGTCACGGAGATCCTGTTCGAGCTCGGCCTCGGAGACCGGGTGGTGGGGGTGAGCAGCTGGTGCCACCGGCCGCCGCAGGCCCGGTCCAAGCCCAAGGTGGGGAGCTACGTCCAGGTCCTAGAGGACCGGCTCCAGGCGCTCCGGCCGGATCTCGTCCTCACCACCACGGGGACTCAGAGACCGCTGATCGAGCAGCTTTGTGCCTCCGGCTTTGTCCTCTATCCCATCCCGTTCCCAAAGGACGTGTACGCCATCCTCTCCGTGGTGGTGGAGGTGGGTGGACTCGTGGGAGCGCCGGATCGGGCCCTGGCGCTCGCGGCCCGCCTCGCGGAGAGCCTCAATGTCCTCCTCTCCCTCCGACGGGAAGGAGAAGCCCCCCGGGTCTACGTGGAGATCGACCTCGGCGGCCCCACAGTTCCCGCCTATGCCAACCACGTGACCGGGGCCCTAGACCTTGCGGGGATCCACAACGTGTTCGGGCACGTCCCGGCGAGCTACCTCTACGGGATGCCCGTGGCGGGCTATGAACCCATCTCTGTGGCCTCGGAGATCCGGGCCGCGGATCCTGACGTGATCGTGTACGAGTCCAAGCATTTCCATCCCCGCGGGGACGAGGGCCTCCGGCGCATGCAGGAGCGGGGTCTCGCGGACCTACGGGCGGTCCGGGAGGGTCGGATCCTCACCCTCCCCGCGGACACCCTCGCCCACTACGGCCCCAGCTTCCTCCGGCAGGTTCCGGGCGTGTGCCGGGCCATCTGGGAGCTCTCCCGGGGTCGCCCCCCCGGGTGCCCCCTCACTCCCTGAGGATGGTCACCGTCCCCGCGCTCCCGTCTACCCGGATCCACTGGCCGGTGCGAATCCGCTTGGTCCCGATCCCGGTGCCCACGACCGCGGGGATCCGGTACTCCCGGGCCACGATGGCCGCGTGTGACATGATTCCCCCGATGTCCGTCACGATGCCCCGCACCTTGACGAACACGGGTGCCCAGCTGGGCTCCGTGACGGGGCACACGAGGATCTCTCCGGGCTGTACCTCATGCAGCTCTCCCACGCTGTGGACCACCCGGGCCGGCCCTTCCACGGTGCCCGGCGAGCCTGCGGCTCCCCGCACCACTTTCCCGTCCTCGGGGGTGAGCCATACCCGGAGCCGATCCGGAGTGATTCCCCACAGCATGATCACCGCGGGATCCCCGATGACCTCGGGAACGGTGCCCAGGGCAGGCGGTGGGCTCCACGCCCGCAGCCGCTCCAGGAGTGCCTTCCGCTTTGCCACTTGCCTGGGCCAGTGCCGCGGGCCCCAGGCGGGGGCTCCCACGGACCATCCGATCAGGAGGTCCACCAGGCCCTGGTACACCTCCGTGTGGTGGAGGTAGAAGATGTCCTCCGCATCCTGGAGGAAGCCCTGCTGCACGAACACGCGTCCCAGCTCGCGGACCTTGTTCCAGAACACGCTCTGGTACCAGTGATCCACCCAGAACTTGTGGTCCTCGATGGAGTAATACACGTCCCGGGTGAGCGCCAGGAGCTGATCGAAGGCCTGCCGGTCCTGGTCCGTGGCCAACAGCTCCCGGTACCCCCGGGTGATCTCGTCCCGTTCCCGGCGCACCGTCTCCGTATCCCGCTCCACGGGCTCTCCTCGCTGGATCTTGCCGATGAGGACACGCAGGGCATCTACGGCGGGAGAGGGATCGTCCACCCATGCCCGGTGCTGGTGCTGCATGCCGGAGCCCGTGTTCACGTAGAACCAAGGATCGCTGCTGCGTTTCCACTCCTCCAGCCACGTCCGGCCCTCCGGGCTTCGCTCCAGCTCCTGGAACACCTCCTGCGCAGGGGCCCGGCCCTGGAAGGCAGGCGCGATCCCCAGCTCCACCGCCCGCTGGGCCAACCGCCGGAGCTCGTCCTGGGGCCGGAACATGCTTACCTCGATGGCCCCGATCATGCGGGTGATGTCCTGGTCGCTGATCTCCGGGAAGGCCCGCTTGCAGAAGTCGTAGAAAGTGAGGTAGGCGGCGAACCCGATCATCACGATCTCCATGTGGTACTGGGCGGCCCGGTTCGCGCTCTCGAGGAACTGGGTCCAGCCCCGGAACAGGTCATACGAGGTGCCCAGACCTCTCCGGGAGAACACCCATTCCTTGGGCTCCACTTCTGGGAGATCCGGGAAGCGGATCTCCTGAAGCGCCCGTACCTCCCCGACGACCTTCTGCGTCCACTCCTCGTAGAGGGTCTTCCAGTTCGCGTAGTAATAGCCCGCCCGTTCGTTAAACAGCTGTGCCCGTTCCTGGATCTTCGCGGGATCCATCACGGGGACACTGCTGATGTACACGTACCCGTTGAGGACCCGGAAGTCCACACCCATGGCAGGCGGGATACAGAACAGACGACTGTTCATCTCCCCGATGGCGATGTACCAGATCTCGGGGACCAGCAGATCGAAGGGGGCCACGGGCTCGGGGAAATGCATGCCGTTGTAGAACCACAGCCGCGCCTCGTCCTCCGCCCTCCGCTCCGGGGTGAACCGCACGTACGGAGGGTACATCTCGTGCCAGTCCTCCGCGCCCGGCGGCGCCTCCACCTCGAACGGGCTGGGAAACCGCATCGGCTCCGCCATGCTTCCTCCCTCCTCCCGGATCACGTCTCGCGGTTGGATCCAGCGGTTTTCAGCGCACCTGTCCGGTGAGCACGGGGACCAGGCGCCCGTAAAGCTCCAGCCGCCGCCGGGCCACCTCCACGTTCTCCAGGAACACCCGGATCCGCATCCGATCGAGCTCCTTCCGCACCCGGGTCGGGCTTCCCGGAGTTGCGTCCCCGAAGGAGTAGCTCACCTCCTCCAGGACCGTCTTTCCCTCACGGCTCGCCAGCCACAGAGCCGCGCAGCGGGCCGCGTTGGGGTGTGGCGCCCGGGCGAACAGGGCGATCACGAACCGGCCCGCGAAGGTGGGGGAGACGGGTGCCCACCCCCAGGGCTCCTGTAAGCGCTCCCGCCGTTGGAGGATGGTCCCGAGAGGCGTCCAGTGCAGGTCCTTCTCTCCGAAGAGCACCATCCGGCGGGCGATCTCGGGGCTCGGAACCAGGGTGATCCGGGCCTCGTCCCGGAGCCTCCGGGTGAAGTCGAACGCCCACGCCTCGCCGAAGAGCAACCCCAGGGCCGCGATGCCGTTGGTGACCGCGGTGATCTCGCTCACCAGCCGCCCCCGCCACCGTTCCTGCAGCAGATCTTCCCACTTCCGGGGGACCTCCTCCGCGCGAATCCGCCGGCTGTCGTACGCCAGGGTGTGCACCACGCTGGCAACGCTCAGGGCGGCCCCTCCCAAGAGCCGGCCGCTTCCGGGAATGTCGAAGGCCCGAATCTCCTCATCGGAG
This window encodes:
- a CDS encoding TldD/PmbA family protein, with the translated sequence MDELIARALNAAQLRGATYADVRVVETTRQSLLVRNGTVQGIAQTEDVGFGVRVVVDGAWGFASSHRMELAEAERVAEQAVRIARASALAKREDVDLGPPVVQRGSYRTPVEIDPFTVPLETKLDLLLRADAEMRRIRGVTTTEAEMVFLRQRKTFASTEGSYVTQEIIESGCGIEATAVRAGEVQRRSYPNSVGRHQQTRGWEFILEQDLVANAPRIAEEAVALLRADPCPDTVTTVILGGAQVALQIHESCGHAIELDRVFGTEAAYAGTSFLTPDKLGRFRYGSEVVNIVADATVPGGLGTFGWDDEGVPAQRVDIVREGLFVGYLTDRETARRLWRLLGSSPDVPGESNGAARAMSWNRIPLVRMTNINLLPGDWRLEDLIADTDEGILMDTNRSWSIDDRRLNFQFGCEIAWEIKRGRRTRLLRNPIYTGITPEFWRSCDAVCNADHWVLWGTPNCGKGEPGQIAHTGHGAAPARFRNVRVFGRR
- a CDS encoding ABC transporter substrate-binding protein, which produces MRVYNPFVGWVTLPDRPERIVSLSPSVTEILFELGLGDRVVGVSSWCHRPPQARSKPKVGSYVQVLEDRLQALRPDLVLTTTGTQRPLIEQLCASGFVLYPIPFPKDVYAILSVVVEVGGLVGAPDRALALAARLAESLNVLLSLRREGEAPRVYVEIDLGGPTVPAYANHVTGALDLAGIHNVFGHVPASYLYGMPVAGYEPISVASEIRAADPDVIVYESKHFHPRGDEGLRRMQERGLADLRAVREGRILTLPADTLAHYGPSFLRQVPGVCRAIWELSRGRPPGCPLTP
- a CDS encoding PEP-utilizing enzyme; the encoded protein is MAEPMRFPSPFEVEAPPGAEDWHEMYPPYVRFTPERRAEDEARLWFYNGMHFPEPVAPFDLLVPEIWYIAIGEMNSRLFCIPPAMGVDFRVLNGYVYISSVPVMDPAKIQERAQLFNERAGYYYANWKTLYEEWTQKVVGEVRALQEIRFPDLPEVEPKEWVFSRRGLGTSYDLFRGWTQFLESANRAAQYHMEIVMIGFAAYLTFYDFCKRAFPEISDQDITRMIGAIEVSMFRPQDELRRLAQRAVELGIAPAFQGRAPAQEVFQELERSPEGRTWLEEWKRSSDPWFYVNTGSGMQHQHRAWVDDPSPAVDALRVLIGKIQRGEPVERDTETVRRERDEITRGYRELLATDQDRQAFDQLLALTRDVYYSIEDHKFWVDHWYQSVFWNKVRELGRVFVQQGFLQDAEDIFYLHHTEVYQGLVDLLIGWSVGAPAWGPRHWPRQVAKRKALLERLRAWSPPPALGTVPEVIGDPAVIMLWGITPDRLRVWLTPEDGKVVRGAAGSPGTVEGPARVVHSVGELHEVQPGEILVCPVTEPSWAPVFVKVRGIVTDIGGIMSHAAIVAREYRIPAVVGTGIGTKRIRTGQWIRVDGSAGTVTILRE
- a CDS encoding ABC transporter substrate-binding protein, whose protein sequence is MSVRERICEAAQREGRLHILLHLQEVAEDLEKALKKQFPWLSIRSVADIAAPTRAVAEAQAGRHDHDLFYWSIPGVLPLYERRLLASFSDEEIRAFDIPGSGRLLGGAALSVASVVHTLAYDSRRIRAEEVPRKWEDLLQERWRGRLVSEITAVTNGIAALGLLFGEAWAFDFTRRLRDEARITLVPSPEIARRMVLFGEKDLHWTPLGTILQRRERLQEPWGWAPVSPTFAGRFVIALFARAPHPNAARCAALWLASREGKTVLEEVSYSFGDATPGSPTRVRKELDRMRIRVFLENVEVARRRLELYGRLVPVLTGQVR